The following are from one region of the Salinirussus salinus genome:
- the nuoL gene encoding NADH-quinone oxidoreductase subunit L, with protein sequence MAAFDYAPAIAVFPLVAFALALFGGRYLPKRGAIAGIAATGASLVLSLWMVLTLATGADPHQQTLYTFVAGAEGVASVDLSFGIFIDQLSALMLVIVSLISLLVHVFSLGYMNDEGETGLPRYYAGLGLFTFSMLAFVFSDNLLMSFMFFELVGLCSYLLIGFWFREDAPSSAAKKAFLVTRFGDYFFLIGVVAVFATFGTTAFVGEDSFIAMAEQAMPGSEAAVPGVVSDWLGVVGLSASQWFTVVGLLVLGGVIGKSAQFPLHTWLPDAMEGPTPVSALIHAATMVAAGVYLVARMYGFYALSPTALGIIALIGGFTALFAATMALVKQELKQVLAYSTISQYGYMMLALGGGGYVAAVFHLTTHAAFKALLFLGAGSVIIAMHHNENMWDMGGLKDRMRVTYLTFLAGSLALAGIFPFAGFWSKDEVLYETLIHGLGSTSGTLLLLGYAFGLLAVVFTAFYTFRMVFLTFHGDARTDTAEDPEPVRWNVKVPLAVLGVFATVLGVINLGAIKNFIGESNLFLHEWLFHGAEGLNGEHYEQLLHDFAGYTAADLGPVGPGAVSLALALVGVGLAYRLYGGADPDPHMTNLGSIRTLLMNNYYLDEFQVWLATGVTAPVARAADTFDQGIIDGVVNGVSSVSLFSSDRFRRIQTGVVTNYAALLTLGLTLLVLVFALAGGWF encoded by the coding sequence ATGGCGGCCTTTGACTACGCGCCGGCCATCGCCGTCTTCCCGCTGGTCGCGTTCGCCCTCGCGCTGTTCGGGGGCAGGTACCTGCCCAAGCGTGGCGCCATCGCCGGCATCGCCGCCACCGGCGCCTCGCTCGTGCTCTCGCTGTGGATGGTGCTGACGCTCGCCACCGGTGCCGACCCCCACCAGCAGACACTCTACACGTTCGTCGCCGGTGCCGAAGGGGTCGCGAGCGTCGACCTCTCCTTCGGCATCTTCATCGACCAGCTCTCGGCGCTGATGCTGGTCATCGTCTCGCTCATCTCGCTGCTGGTGCATGTCTTCTCTCTCGGCTACATGAACGACGAGGGCGAGACCGGCCTGCCCCGGTACTACGCCGGCCTCGGCCTGTTCACGTTCTCGATGCTCGCGTTCGTCTTCTCCGACAACCTCCTGATGAGCTTCATGTTCTTCGAGCTCGTCGGCCTGTGCTCGTATCTGCTGATCGGCTTCTGGTTCCGCGAGGACGCTCCATCCAGTGCCGCGAAGAAGGCCTTCCTCGTGACGCGCTTTGGCGACTACTTCTTCCTGATCGGCGTGGTTGCGGTGTTCGCCACCTTCGGGACCACCGCCTTCGTGGGCGAGGACTCCTTCATCGCGATGGCCGAGCAGGCCATGCCCGGCTCCGAGGCCGCGGTGCCCGGCGTCGTGAGCGACTGGCTGGGCGTCGTCGGCCTCAGCGCGTCCCAGTGGTTCACCGTCGTCGGCCTGCTCGTGCTCGGTGGGGTCATCGGCAAGTCCGCCCAGTTCCCGCTGCACACCTGGCTGCCCGACGCCATGGAGGGCCCGACGCCGGTCTCGGCGCTCATCCACGCGGCGACGATGGTCGCGGCTGGCGTTTACCTCGTGGCGCGGATGTACGGCTTCTATGCCCTCTCGCCGACTGCGCTCGGGATCATCGCACTCATCGGCGGCTTCACCGCCCTCTTTGCGGCGACGATGGCGCTCGTCAAACAGGAGCTCAAGCAGGTGCTCGCCTACTCCACCATCTCCCAGTACGGCTACATGATGCTCGCGCTGGGCGGCGGGGGGTACGTCGCGGCGGTCTTCCACCTGACGACCCACGCCGCGTTCAAGGCCCTGCTGTTCCTCGGTGCGGGGTCGGTGATCATCGCCATGCACCACAACGAGAACATGTGGGACATGGGCGGCCTGAAAGACCGGATGCGCGTGACCTACCTCACCTTCCTCGCCGGCTCGCTTGCGCTGGCTGGCATCTTCCCCTTTGCCGGCTTCTGGTCGAAAGACGAGGTGCTCTACGAGACGCTCATCCACGGCCTCGGGAGCACCAGCGGGACGCTCCTGTTGCTCGGGTACGCCTTCGGGCTGCTCGCCGTGGTGTTCACCGCCTTCTACACCTTCCGGATGGTCTTCCTGACCTTCCACGGCGACGCCCGGACGGACACCGCCGAGGACCCCGAGCCGGTCCGCTGGAACGTGAAGGTGCCCCTGGCGGTGCTGGGCGTGTTCGCCACCGTCCTCGGCGTCATCAACCTCGGCGCCATCAAGAACTTCATCGGCGAGTCGAACCTCTTCCTCCACGAGTGGCTGTTCCACGGCGCCGAGGGGCTCAACGGCGAACACTACGAACAGCTGTTACACGACTTCGCGGGGTACACCGCCGCCGACCTCGGGCCGGTCGGCCCGGGCGCGGTCTCGCTCGCGCTCGCGCTGGTCGGCGTCGGCCTCGCGTATCGCCTGTACGGCGGCGCGGACCCCGACCCGCACATGACGAACCTCGGCTCCATCCGGACGCTACTCATGAACAACTACTATCTCGACGAGTTCCAGGTGTGGCTCGCGACGGGCGTGACGGCTCCGGTCGCCCGCGCGGCGGACACGTTCGACCAGGGCATCATCGACGGCGTCGTCAACGGCGTCTCGAGCGTCAGTCTGTTCTCGAGTGACCGGTTCCGGCGCATCCAGACCGGCGTCGTCACCAACTACGCCGCGTTGCTCACGCTCGGGCTGACGCTGCTGGTGCTGGTCTTCGCCCTCGCAGGGGGGTGGTTCTGA
- a CDS encoding complex I subunit 4 family protein, producing the protein MVLIEGILAVTLVSAFVVFFAPDRYAGKLATGLSLIPVAGSLYMYANFAGSGNALLGDDLAYETMTTWFEVGGYALNWHVGVDGISLPLLVLTTVLTTLALVSSWTPIDDRESQFYGLMLLMEVALIGVFTALDFFVWFVFWEGVLIPMYFLIGIWGGPRRKYAAIKFLVYTNVASLIMFIGLFALVFGLGDSLTSLDIPAIAQGVRGGELGALAGIQPDTLKLVAFLAMFAGFAVKVPVVPFHTWLPDAHVEAPTPVSVVLAGVLLKMGTYALLRFNFTMLADVARALALPIAALGVVSVIYGAMLALAQRDLKRIVAYSSISSMGYVILGLVAFTPHGMGGATFQMISHGLISGLMFMAVGVIYNATHTRMVGDMSGMADRMPWTVGIFVAAAFGYMGLPLMSGFAAEVLVFIGSFQSTVIPFATVLTALAMFGIVVVAGYLLWAMQRTLFGPYSLETDYDVGRAPFHDVAPLAVLLVLVIALGVAPDLFYAMIQDAVDPLLGGGV; encoded by the coding sequence ATGGTGCTGATCGAGGGGATCCTCGCGGTCACGCTCGTGAGCGCCTTCGTCGTCTTCTTCGCGCCCGACCGCTACGCGGGCAAGCTGGCGACGGGGCTGAGCCTCATTCCGGTAGCCGGCAGCCTCTACATGTACGCCAACTTCGCCGGCAGCGGCAACGCCCTGCTCGGCGACGACCTGGCCTACGAGACCATGACCACGTGGTTCGAGGTCGGCGGCTACGCGCTCAACTGGCACGTCGGCGTCGACGGGATCAGCCTCCCGCTTCTGGTGTTGACGACCGTCCTCACGACGCTGGCGCTGGTCTCCTCCTGGACCCCCATCGACGACCGGGAGTCGCAGTTCTACGGCCTCATGCTGCTGATGGAGGTCGCGCTCATCGGCGTCTTTACCGCACTGGACTTCTTCGTCTGGTTCGTCTTCTGGGAGGGCGTCCTGATCCCGATGTACTTCCTCATCGGCATCTGGGGCGGCCCGCGCCGGAAGTACGCCGCCATCAAGTTCCTGGTCTACACCAACGTCGCCTCCCTGATCATGTTCATCGGGCTGTTCGCGCTGGTCTTCGGGCTGGGCGACTCGCTCACATCGCTGGACATCCCGGCCATCGCCCAGGGCGTGCGCGGGGGTGAACTCGGTGCCCTCGCGGGGATCCAGCCGGACACGCTGAAGCTGGTCGCCTTCCTCGCGATGTTCGCCGGCTTCGCGGTCAAGGTGCCCGTCGTCCCCTTCCACACCTGGCTGCCCGACGCCCACGTCGAGGCACCCACGCCGGTGTCGGTCGTGCTGGCCGGCGTCCTGCTGAAGATGGGGACCTACGCCCTGCTGCGGTTCAACTTCACCATGCTGGCGGACGTGGCCCGCGCCCTCGCCCTGCCCATCGCCGCGCTGGGTGTGGTCTCGGTCATCTACGGCGCCATGCTCGCGCTCGCCCAGCGGGACCTCAAGCGGATCGTCGCCTACTCCTCTATCTCCTCGATGGGCTACGTCATTCTCGGGCTGGTCGCCTTCACCCCACACGGCATGGGCGGGGCGACCTTCCAGATGATCTCCCACGGCCTCATCTCCGGGCTGATGTTCATGGCAGTCGGCGTCATCTACAACGCCACCCACACCCGGATGGTCGGGGACATGTCCGGGATGGCGGACCGGATGCCCTGGACGGTCGGCATCTTCGTGGCCGCCGCCTTCGGCTACATGGGGCTGCCGCTGATGTCCGGCTTCGCCGCGGAGGTGCTGGTCTTCATCGGCTCCTTCCAGTCCACCGTCATCCCCTTCGCGACGGTGCTGACCGCACTCGCGATGTTCGGCATCGTCGTCGTCGCGGGCTACCTGCTGTGGGCGATGCAGCGCACCCTCTTCGGGCCCTACTCCCTGGAGACCGACTACGATGTGGGGCGCGCACCGTTCCACGACGTCGCACCGCTCGCGGTCCTGCTGGTGCTCGTCATCGCGCTGGGGGTCGCGCCGGACCTGTTCTACGCGATGATACAGGACGCGGTTGACCCGCTCCTGGGAGGTGGTGTCTGA
- a CDS encoding NADH-quinone oxidoreductase subunit N yields MTQLPLWTAIAPAAILAVTALLLLVVDAVDPDTDSSNLLAGLAVLGTLASIGVTGWYLLSGTGQPPTDPITLFRGALVVDGMSLFFTALVGSVVVLIVLASYDYLADHPYQAEYYTLVMLAATGMSLMASANSLATAFISLELASLPSYALVASLKHNRGSVEAGLKYFLIGALSSAVFAYGISLVYAASGSLRFADVATAAAGTPLVGILGLGIVFVAGGFAFKTASVPFHFWAPEAYEGAPSPVSAFLSSASKAAGFVLLFRVFVEAFPQTAVAGAIDWAVAFQVLAVVTMTVGNFAAATQDKVKRMLAYSSIGHAGYVLIAVAALTGDANQSFVLGSGMAHLLVYGFMNTGAFLFIALTEYWDVGRTFEDFNGLAKQAPFACAAMTIFLFSLAGLPFGGGFLSKFYLLMASVNGGVAILAVALVVNSALSLYYYTRVVRAMWIEEPNGDLEVEGYPTGLYAAIAVAAVMTVLLLPAFGPVAEIANTAASALV; encoded by the coding sequence ATGACCCAGCTCCCCCTCTGGACCGCGATCGCCCCGGCCGCCATCCTGGCGGTGACGGCGCTGCTGTTGCTGGTGGTCGACGCGGTCGACCCCGACACCGACAGCAGCAACCTGCTCGCGGGGCTGGCCGTCCTCGGGACGCTCGCCTCCATCGGTGTCACCGGCTGGTACCTCCTCTCGGGGACGGGCCAGCCCCCGACCGACCCGATCACGCTGTTCCGGGGCGCGCTCGTGGTCGACGGGATGAGCCTGTTCTTCACGGCGCTGGTGGGCAGCGTCGTGGTGCTGATCGTCCTCGCCAGCTACGACTACCTCGCCGACCACCCCTACCAGGCCGAGTACTACACCCTCGTGATGCTGGCGGCGACGGGGATGTCGCTGATGGCCTCCGCCAACTCGCTGGCGACGGCCTTCATCAGCCTCGAGCTCGCCAGCCTGCCCTCCTACGCGCTGGTCGCTTCCCTCAAGCACAACCGCGGCAGCGTCGAGGCCGGGCTGAAGTACTTCCTGATCGGCGCGCTCTCCTCGGCGGTGTTCGCCTACGGGATCTCGCTGGTCTACGCCGCCAGCGGGAGCCTCCGCTTCGCGGACGTGGCTACGGCCGCCGCCGGGACGCCGCTCGTGGGCATCCTCGGGCTGGGGATCGTCTTCGTGGCGGGCGGCTTCGCGTTCAAGACCGCAAGCGTCCCGTTCCACTTCTGGGCACCCGAAGCGTACGAGGGGGCACCCTCGCCCGTTTCGGCCTTCCTCTCGTCGGCGTCGAAGGCCGCCGGGTTCGTCCTCCTCTTCCGGGTGTTCGTGGAGGCGTTCCCGCAGACCGCGGTCGCGGGCGCCATCGACTGGGCCGTGGCCTTCCAGGTGCTTGCGGTCGTCACGATGACCGTCGGCAACTTCGCCGCCGCCACCCAGGACAAGGTCAAGCGGATGCTGGCGTACTCCTCGATCGGCCACGCCGGCTACGTCCTCATCGCCGTCGCGGCCCTGACCGGCGACGCCAACCAGAGCTTCGTCCTCGGGTCGGGGATGGCTCACCTGCTGGTCTACGGCTTCATGAACACCGGCGCGTTCCTGTTCATCGCGCTCACGGAGTACTGGGACGTCGGCCGGACCTTCGAGGACTTCAACGGCCTCGCGAAACAGGCTCCCTTCGCGTGTGCGGCGATGACCATCTTCCTGTTCTCGCTCGCTGGCCTGCCCTTCGGCGGCGGCTTCCTCTCGAAGTTCTACCTCCTGATGGCCTCGGTCAACGGCGGCGTGGCCATCCTCGCGGTCGCGCTCGTCGTCAACAGCGCGCTGTCGCTGTACTACTACACCCGGGTCGTCCGGGCGATGTGGATCGAGGAGCCCAACGGCGACCTCGAGGTCGAGGGCTACCCCACGGGGCTGTACGCGGCCATCGCGGTCGCGGCGGTGATGACCGTCCTCCTGCTGCCGGCCTTCGGGCCGGTCGCGGAGATCGCCAACACCGCCGCCTCCGCCCTCGTCTAG
- the mvaD gene encoding phosphomevalonate decarboxylase MvaD yields MKATARAHPIQGLVKYHGMRDEQLRFPYHDSISLCTAPSATTTTAAFEPDRAGDRYVVDGEVVEGRGAERIRAVVDRVRELAGFDHRVRFESENSFPTNIGFGSSSSGFAAAAVALVEAAGLDMTRPEVSAVARRGSSSAARAVTGGFSHLRAGANDEDCRSERIPVPDDFAEDVRVVAAMVPAYKETEQAHREAAESHMFQARLAHIHDQVVDMRDALRDGDFDRVFELAEHDSLSLAAATMTGPAGWVYWQPRTIEVFNTVRELREDGVPVYFSVDTGASVYVNTTAEHVDRVESAVADCGVDTRVWEVGGPARVLDPDEALF; encoded by the coding sequence ATGAAGGCCACCGCGCGGGCCCACCCGATCCAGGGGCTCGTGAAGTACCACGGGATGCGCGACGAACAGTTACGGTTCCCTTACCACGACTCGATCAGCCTCTGTACCGCCCCCAGCGCCACCACCACGACGGCCGCCTTCGAGCCCGACCGCGCCGGGGACCGCTACGTCGTCGACGGCGAGGTCGTCGAGGGGCGGGGCGCAGAGCGGATCCGGGCGGTCGTCGACCGGGTGCGCGAGCTCGCGGGGTTCGACCACCGCGTCCGCTTCGAGTCCGAGAACTCCTTTCCCACCAACATCGGCTTCGGCTCCTCCTCGTCGGGGTTCGCGGCGGCCGCGGTGGCGCTGGTCGAGGCCGCCGGGCTCGACATGACCCGCCCGGAAGTCTCGGCGGTGGCCCGGCGGGGCTCTTCCTCGGCCGCCCGGGCGGTCACCGGCGGCTTCTCGCACCTGCGTGCGGGTGCGAACGACGAAGACTGCCGCTCCGAGCGCATCCCGGTCCCCGACGACTTCGCCGAGGACGTTCGCGTCGTGGCGGCGATGGTGCCCGCTTACAAGGAGACCGAACAGGCCCACCGGGAGGCCGCCGAGAGCCACATGTTCCAGGCCCGGCTCGCGCACATTCACGACCAGGTCGTCGACATGCGCGACGCGCTCCGGGACGGCGACTTCGACCGCGTCTTCGAGCTTGCCGAACACGACTCCCTGTCGCTGGCGGCGGCGACGATGACCGGCCCCGCGGGCTGGGTCTACTGGCAGCCGCGGACCATCGAGGTGTTCAACACGGTTCGCGAACTCCGCGAGGACGGGGTCCCGGTCTACTTCTCGGTGGACACCGGCGCGAGCGTCTACGTCAACACCACGGCAGAGCACGTCGACCGCGTGGAGAGCGCCGTCGCCGACTGCGGCGTCGACACCCGCGTCTGGGAGGTCGGCGGCCCCGCGCGCGTGCTCGACCCCGACGAGGCGCTGTTCTGA
- a CDS encoding NAD(P)/FAD-dependent oxidoreductase yields the protein MHVAVLGAGYAGVALARKLEDRLPDADLTVVDERDTHLVQHLVHRAVRYPGVADELTVPFGELLDRATHRQARVTGLDPDAGRAELSDGDLEFDIGAVALGARTNFYGIPGLEANSTPLKRLEHAERIRERFLEVCADGGRTVVGGAGLSGVQVAGELAALADEEGSDAEVTLLEQEPTVAPSFPDRFRRAVREELDDAGVDVRTGRTVTGVDEDAVTFEGHGELTHDQIVWTGGITGSEPLGERPVVRATLRLGDSTFAVGDAARVVDEDGEAVPASAQTAVREADVAATNIDRLVAHRRDGDGFEPRLARYGYTSLGWLVSVGDGAVAQVGPTVLRGRAAETAKETVAAGYLGSLGAVDRAMAYVQEH from the coding sequence ATGCACGTCGCCGTCCTGGGCGCCGGCTACGCCGGCGTCGCACTCGCGCGGAAACTCGAGGACCGCCTCCCCGACGCCGACCTCACCGTCGTCGACGAGCGCGACACCCACCTCGTCCAGCACCTCGTCCACCGGGCGGTCCGCTACCCCGGGGTCGCCGACGAGCTGACCGTCCCGTTCGGGGAGCTGCTCGACCGCGCGACCCACCGGCAGGCCCGCGTCACCGGCCTCGACCCCGACGCCGGCCGCGCCGAACTCTCCGACGGCGACCTGGAGTTCGATATCGGCGCGGTCGCACTCGGCGCCCGGACGAACTTCTACGGGATCCCCGGACTCGAGGCAAATTCGACGCCGCTCAAGCGGCTGGAACACGCCGAGCGGATCCGCGAGCGATTCTTGGAGGTCTGTGCCGACGGCGGGCGGACCGTCGTCGGCGGTGCCGGGCTCTCGGGGGTCCAGGTGGCGGGCGAACTCGCCGCCCTCGCCGACGAGGAAGGCAGCGACGCCGAGGTGACGCTGCTCGAACAGGAGCCGACCGTCGCGCCCAGCTTTCCCGACCGGTTCCGGCGGGCCGTCCGCGAGGAACTGGACGACGCTGGCGTCGACGTCCGGACGGGCCGGACCGTGACGGGCGTCGACGAGGACGCCGTCACGTTCGAGGGCCACGGGGAGCTGACCCACGACCAGATCGTCTGGACCGGCGGGATCACCGGCAGCGAGCCGCTGGGCGAGCGTCCGGTCGTCCGCGCGACCCTGCGGCTGGGGGACAGCACCTTCGCGGTGGGTGACGCCGCTCGCGTCGTCGACGAGGACGGCGAGGCGGTGCCGGCGAGCGCGCAGACCGCCGTCCGGGAGGCCGACGTGGCCGCAACCAACATCGACCGGCTGGTCGCTCACCGCCGGGACGGCGACGGCTTCGAGCCCCGGCTGGCCCGCTACGGCTACACCTCGCTCGGCTGGCTGGTCAGCGTCGGCGACGGCGCGGTCGCGCAGGTCGGCCCGACGGTTCTCCGTGGGCGCGCGGCCGAGACGGCCAAAGAG